A genomic region of Caldicellulosiruptor acetigenus contains the following coding sequences:
- a CDS encoding putative DNA modification/repair radical SAM protein has protein sequence MDIFEKLEVLGAAAKYDVSCASSGSKREKHFGIGSTFSAGICHSWTDDGRCISLLKVLFTNECIFDCAYCINRRSNDIKRATFTPQEVAELTINFYKRNYIEGLFLSSAIKNSPDWTMEMLFRTVWLLRYKYQFNGYIHVKAIPYASLDLIRKTGFLADRMSVNIELPSEKSLRLLCPNKTKESILKPMEFITKVAEEEKNFVSAGQSTQMIIGATDDSDYKIINLSRHLYKKFKLKRVYYSAYTPVNHDPRILKVDSPPLLREHRLYQADWLIRVYNFSADELFKSKDENLDLEVDPKVMWALRNLDRFPIEVNRASYEELIRVPGIGIKSARRIIKNRIFHSLDFEDLKKMGVVLKRAKYFITCNGKTFERYLIDLPPEKIKQKLIDKNSLQRPQQLSFFDREVFTSVITGEI, from the coding sequence ATGGATATATTTGAAAAACTTGAGGTGCTTGGTGCTGCTGCAAAGTATGATGTTTCGTGTGCATCAAGCGGAAGCAAAAGGGAAAAACATTTTGGAATTGGCTCAACATTTTCTGCAGGTATTTGCCACAGCTGGACAGATGATGGGCGTTGTATCTCCCTTTTGAAAGTTCTATTTACAAATGAATGTATTTTTGACTGTGCTTACTGTATTAACAGAAGGAGCAATGATATAAAAAGAGCAACATTTACACCCCAGGAAGTTGCTGAGCTGACCATAAACTTTTATAAGAGAAACTATATAGAGGGTCTTTTTTTGAGCTCTGCCATCAAAAATTCTCCTGACTGGACAATGGAGATGCTTTTTCGAACAGTTTGGCTTTTGAGATATAAATACCAGTTCAATGGATATATTCATGTTAAGGCTATTCCCTATGCATCACTTGATTTAATAAGAAAAACTGGATTTTTGGCTGACAGAATGAGCGTCAATATTGAACTTCCATCTGAAAAGAGCTTAAGGCTTCTCTGTCCCAATAAAACAAAAGAGAGTATATTAAAGCCTATGGAGTTTATAACAAAAGTAGCTGAAGAAGAGAAAAATTTTGTATCGGCTGGCCAGAGCACTCAGATGATAATTGGTGCAACAGACGATAGTGATTATAAAATAATCAACTTAAGCCGGCACCTTTACAAGAAGTTTAAGCTCAAAAGGGTATACTATTCTGCATACACGCCTGTAAATCACGACCCAAGAATATTAAAAGTGGACAGTCCACCGCTTTTGCGTGAACACAGACTTTATCAGGCAGACTGGCTGATTCGTGTATACAACTTTTCTGCTGATGAGCTTTTTAAAAGTAAAGATGAGAACCTTGACCTTGAGGTTGACCCAAAAGTGATGTGGGCACTCAGAAATCTTGATAGGTTTCCTATTGAGGTGAACAGAGCAAGTTATGAAGAACTCATAAGAGTGCCGGGAATTGGCATAAAAAGTGCAAGGAGGATAATAAAAAACAGGATATTTCATTCTCTGGATTTTGAGGATTTAAAAAAGATGGGTGTTGTTCTAAAAAGAGCAAAATATTTTATAACTTGCAACGGCAAGACATTTGAAAGGTATTTAATTGATTTGCCACCTGAGAAAATAAAGCAAAAACTCATAGATAAAAATTCTTTGCAAAGGCCTCAACAGCTTTCGTTTTTTGATAGGGAAGTATTTACATCTGTGATAACAGGGGAGATTTAA
- a CDS encoding NAD(P)/FAD-dependent oxidoreductase, with protein MSTVYDVIIVGAGPCGIFTAYELVKTSSAAKVVIFEKGRDIESRECPKRVTNVCSGCKPCNITTGFSGAGAFSDGKLSLSPNVGGRIQEFVGQSKAVELIKYVDSIYLENGADTKVYGTNSQVIEEIKRKATVANLMLVESPIRHLGTEEAKKIYKRLQDFLLSNNIEIKFKTPVKDLIVEDGKAAGVVAEDGSIYRAKNVVICVGREGASWLSKIIEKYNIPCENNRVDIGVRVETPNHIWKGITEHLYESKFIYYTKTFDDKVRTFCMNPGGYVAVEHYDNLAVVNGHSYKNIKSDNTNFALLVSKHFTDPFKDSIKYGKYIAELANMLSGGKVLVQRYGDFIRGRRSNEERIKRNSVVPTLTDAVAGDLSLVLPYRIMLDIKEMIEALDYVVQGVASFDTLLYGVEVKFYSNEVKVKNNFECLTIQNLYFGGDGAGITRGLMQASVNGVLIAREIASKL; from the coding sequence ATGAGCACAGTTTATGATGTCATTATTGTAGGGGCAGGACCATGTGGGATATTTACGGCATATGAGCTTGTGAAAACTTCTTCTGCGGCAAAAGTTGTGATATTTGAGAAAGGAAGGGACATTGAGTCGAGAGAGTGCCCAAAGAGAGTTACAAATGTTTGTAGCGGCTGCAAACCCTGCAATATAACAACTGGATTTTCGGGTGCAGGTGCGTTTTCTGATGGGAAGTTGTCGCTATCACCAAACGTTGGTGGCAGAATTCAAGAATTTGTTGGGCAAAGCAAGGCAGTAGAGCTTATAAAGTACGTAGATAGCATATACCTTGAAAATGGAGCAGACACTAAGGTATATGGTACAAATAGTCAGGTGATTGAGGAAATAAAAAGGAAGGCAACTGTTGCAAACCTCATGCTTGTTGAAAGTCCAATAAGACATCTTGGCACCGAAGAGGCAAAAAAGATATACAAAAGACTCCAGGATTTTCTCCTTAGCAATAACATTGAGATAAAATTCAAAACACCTGTAAAAGACTTGATTGTGGAAGACGGAAAAGCGGCAGGGGTTGTTGCTGAGGATGGCAGTATATACCGTGCAAAAAATGTTGTTATATGTGTGGGACGTGAGGGTGCGAGCTGGCTTTCGAAGATAATAGAAAAGTACAATATCCCGTGCGAAAATAACAGGGTTGACATAGGAGTGAGAGTAGAGACGCCAAATCATATATGGAAGGGGATAACAGAACATCTTTATGAGAGCAAGTTCATATACTATACAAAAACGTTTGATGACAAGGTAAGAACATTTTGCATGAACCCGGGCGGGTATGTTGCTGTTGAGCACTATGACAACCTGGCAGTAGTTAACGGTCACAGCTACAAAAATATAAAGAGTGACAACACAAACTTTGCTCTGCTTGTATCAAAACACTTTACAGACCCATTCAAGGACAGTATAAAGTATGGCAAGTACATTGCAGAACTTGCAAACATGCTCTCTGGAGGCAAAGTACTTGTTCAAAGGTATGGTGATTTTATAAGAGGTAGAAGATCAAACGAGGAGAGGATAAAAAGAAACTCTGTTGTACCAACGCTTACAGATGCTGTTGCCGGTGACTTGAGCTTGGTTTTGCCTTACAGGATAATGCTTGATATAAAAGAGATGATTGAAGCTTTGGACTATGTCGTGCAGGGAGTTGCATCGTTTGACACGCTGCTTTACGGTGTTGAGGTTAAGTTTTATTCAAACGAGGTAAAAGTCAAAAATAATTTTGAGTGTTTGACAATTCAAAACCTTTATTTTGGTGGCGATGGTGCAGGAATTACAAGAGGACTTATGCAGGCGAGCGTGAACGGAGTTTTGATTGCCCGCGAGATTGCAAGCAAATTATAA
- a CDS encoding TIGR03915 family putative DNA repair protein produces the protein MYKIFLYDGTFEGFMCAAFHIISEGIDKDRAIIVSKDEYQPMFIDSVREIQNDFKTFLEMRKGIIEKADSNVFKKIYYAFLSDTKDKEGYILRYLFLLLTHGKKIKYLYSNDIVNAVEKMAKNVSREIGKYMGLMRFCDTDEGFLYAKFEPKNDIIKPIAYFFKNRLNEFCWVVHDVKRNKIAIYDKKRVQFLTCSNLKLEATQQDEMFQMLWKTYFKAMAIEERKNLKLQQQNMPKRYWKYLVEKN, from the coding sequence GTGTACAAAATATTTTTGTATGACGGGACATTCGAAGGTTTTATGTGTGCGGCGTTTCACATTATTTCTGAAGGTATAGATAAAGATAGGGCTATAATTGTTTCAAAAGATGAGTACCAACCGATGTTCATAGATAGTGTAAGAGAGATTCAAAATGATTTCAAAACGTTTTTGGAAATGAGGAAAGGCATAATTGAAAAAGCTGACAGCAATGTTTTCAAAAAGATTTACTATGCATTTTTATCAGATACTAAGGACAAAGAGGGTTATATTTTGAGATATCTATTTTTGTTACTTACCCATGGCAAAAAGATAAAGTATCTTTACAGCAATGATATAGTAAACGCAGTTGAAAAGATGGCAAAAAACGTTAGCAGGGAAATAGGAAAGTACATGGGGCTTATGAGGTTTTGTGATACAGATGAAGGATTTCTTTATGCAAAGTTTGAACCCAAAAACGACATCATAAAACCAATTGCGTATTTTTTTAAAAATAGGCTGAATGAATTTTGCTGGGTTGTGCACGATGTAAAGAGAAACAAGATTGCTATTTACGATAAAAAAAGAGTCCAATTTTTAACTTGTAGCAATCTCAAATTAGAAGCAACTCAACAAGATGAGATGTTTCAAATGTTGTGGAAGACCTATTTCAAAGCAATGGCAATTGAAGAGAGGAAGAATCTAAAACTTCAGCAGCAGAACATGCCCAAAAGATACTGGAAGTATCTTGTAGAAAAAAATTAG